Proteins co-encoded in one Luteolibacter sp. Y139 genomic window:
- a CDS encoding C39 family peptidase: protein MKKTVLLLVLALPGIALALPNSITSPVFNAQSPLNGKDLTADLMAPGIWDGSTALPGEWTEEGKVASSAISYLMARPKLFGRDLVLLRAVKREGKLESLEGTFVDAGSFFGYFDEELPEGLSKRETRKEVEVRMAAKQEEFAKIYTDAHADLRTAIAASCGNTKPVEAKIGRTRGLKMPVEEWQKEGKHVRLLAANNRLLRVSIAVEESDQWLDPAIAALPERDHLAKLAKTVTHGEDGTVSLADLQPIPQGYRPYCGLNSLAMAARHFGLHLDEDWLAVAAGFQNTGRADGANLVKVYHAVAAEAGLGLDRTTKFDGAAAARAISQGMPVIVWRRFSFERNELHTRFMRQLSRDPAATLPDPANAAERATWPTESAPLHASVVVGYNPERKEVLFLESWTGRDKPRRMRVEEMAATSYLCFVFKP from the coding sequence ATGAAGAAGACCGTGCTGCTTCTCGTGCTGGCGCTGCCGGGGATTGCCTTGGCCTTGCCCAATTCGATCACGAGTCCGGTTTTCAATGCGCAGAGTCCGCTGAATGGGAAGGATCTGACGGCGGATCTGATGGCGCCGGGGATTTGGGATGGGTCGACGGCGTTGCCGGGGGAGTGGACGGAGGAGGGGAAGGTGGCGTCTTCGGCGATCTCTTATCTGATGGCGCGGCCGAAGTTGTTTGGGCGGGATCTGGTGCTGCTGCGTGCGGTGAAGCGTGAGGGGAAGCTGGAGTCGCTGGAGGGGACGTTTGTGGATGCGGGATCGTTTTTCGGATACTTCGACGAGGAGTTGCCGGAGGGGCTGAGCAAGCGGGAGACGCGCAAGGAGGTGGAGGTGCGGATGGCGGCGAAGCAGGAGGAATTCGCGAAAATTTATACGGATGCGCACGCGGATCTGCGGACGGCGATCGCGGCGTCCTGTGGGAATACGAAGCCGGTGGAGGCGAAGATCGGGCGGACGCGGGGGCTGAAGATGCCGGTGGAGGAGTGGCAGAAGGAGGGGAAGCACGTGCGGCTGCTGGCGGCAAACAACCGGCTGCTGCGGGTGAGCATCGCGGTGGAGGAGTCGGACCAGTGGCTGGACCCGGCGATCGCGGCGCTGCCGGAGCGGGATCATTTGGCGAAGCTGGCCAAGACCGTGACCCACGGGGAGGATGGGACGGTGAGCCTGGCGGATTTGCAGCCGATTCCGCAGGGGTATCGGCCGTATTGCGGGCTGAATAGCCTGGCGATGGCGGCCCGTCATTTCGGGCTGCACCTCGACGAGGACTGGCTGGCGGTGGCGGCGGGGTTCCAGAATACCGGGCGCGCGGATGGGGCGAACCTGGTGAAGGTGTATCACGCGGTGGCGGCGGAGGCGGGACTGGGGCTGGACCGGACGACGAAGTTCGATGGTGCCGCGGCCGCGCGGGCGATTTCGCAGGGGATGCCGGTGATTGTTTGGCGGCGGTTTTCGTTTGAGCGGAATGAGCTGCACACTCGGTTCATGCGGCAGCTGTCGCGTGATCCTGCGGCGACCTTGCCGGATCCGGCGAATGCGGCGGAGCGGGCGACCTGGCCGACGGAGAGCGCGCCTCTGCATGCCTCGGTGGTGGTGGGCTACAATCCGGAGCGGAAGGAGGTGTTGTTCCTGGAGAGCTGGACCGGCAGAGACAAGCCGCGGCGGATGCGGGTGGAAGAGATGGCGGCGACGAGCTACCTGTGCTTCGTTTTCAA
- a CDS encoding AraC family transcriptional regulator, producing MTPDKSTAKAFPNYTSGRIVADSELLNWPGIFVRRLRFPRQVDRFLVPATPEPLFSCVLSGTAAFRERDAGQDWIERQLTPGDLFVTHSKEPYELTWSSPAGKEIDTIVMHFAVDRFLSVLDQLFPGKREEIEVIDFFGRDEVATPLFHALAGMLEQRVPGSSPRVSAIGALMTAHLLEKYTHAAAAKPDYLGGLPIGKLRKLEAFVGESLNEEVSLDAMASVVELSPFHFSRVFKQTTGMTPLQFVTRERIARAQQLMRETSRSLIEIGMDVGYTSPSHFAQVFRRQVGVTPTEFRREL from the coding sequence ATGACGCCCGATAAATCCACCGCCAAGGCTTTCCCCAACTACACGTCGGGAAGGATTGTCGCGGACAGCGAACTGCTGAACTGGCCCGGCATCTTCGTGCGCCGCCTCCGCTTTCCCCGCCAAGTGGACCGCTTCCTCGTCCCCGCCACCCCGGAGCCGCTGTTCTCGTGCGTCCTCAGCGGTACCGCGGCTTTTCGCGAACGGGACGCCGGCCAGGATTGGATCGAGCGGCAACTGACACCCGGCGACCTCTTCGTCACCCATTCCAAGGAGCCGTATGAACTCACCTGGTCCTCCCCCGCCGGCAAGGAAATCGACACCATCGTGATGCACTTCGCCGTCGACCGGTTTCTTTCCGTCCTCGACCAGTTGTTTCCCGGAAAGCGCGAGGAGATCGAAGTGATCGACTTCTTCGGCCGCGACGAGGTGGCCACGCCCCTGTTCCACGCCCTGGCAGGGATGCTCGAACAACGCGTGCCGGGTTCATCGCCACGCGTCTCCGCGATCGGCGCACTCATGACCGCCCACCTGTTAGAGAAATACACTCATGCGGCGGCTGCCAAGCCGGACTACCTCGGCGGGCTCCCGATCGGGAAACTGCGGAAACTGGAGGCCTTCGTCGGCGAATCCCTGAACGAGGAAGTTTCCCTCGACGCGATGGCCTCCGTGGTCGAGCTCAGCCCCTTCCACTTCTCGCGGGTCTTCAAGCAGACGACCGGCATGACCCCGCTCCAATTCGTCACCCGCGAACGGATCGCCCGCGCCCAGCAGCTCATGCGCGAAACATCGCGCAGCCTCATCGAGATCGGAATGGACGTCGGCTACACCAGCCCCAGCCACTTCGCTCAGGTCTTCCGTCGCCAGGTCGGCGTCACCCCCACCGAGTTCCGCAGGGAGCTCTGA
- a CDS encoding aldo/keto reductase — protein MKNRILGNSGLEVSALGLGCMGMSFSYGPPKDKQEMTSLLHAAVERGITFFDTAEVYGPFTNEELLGEALSPFRDKVVIATKFGFDLTGPDNRPGAAGITSRPEHIKRAVEGSLKRLRTDVIDLLYQHRVDPNVPIEDVAGTVKELIQQGKVKHFGLSEAGVQTIRRAHAVQPVAALQSEYSLWHRVPEKEVIPTLEELGIGLVPYSPLGKGFLTGAMTPDTKLESTDFRSTLPRFTPEAMAANQALVDLLADVAARKQATPAQIALAWLLAQKPWIAPIPGTTKLHRLEENIGALSVELTADDLHAIDTAAANITVQGTRYPERLEKMTGL, from the coding sequence ATGAAAAACAGAATCCTTGGAAACAGCGGCCTCGAAGTCTCAGCCCTCGGCCTCGGCTGCATGGGCATGAGCTTCTCCTACGGCCCGCCGAAGGACAAACAGGAGATGACCTCCTTGCTCCATGCCGCGGTCGAGCGTGGCATCACCTTCTTCGATACCGCCGAAGTCTACGGCCCCTTCACCAATGAAGAGTTGCTCGGCGAAGCCCTCTCGCCCTTCCGCGACAAGGTCGTGATCGCCACCAAGTTCGGCTTCGACCTCACCGGCCCCGACAACCGCCCGGGCGCCGCCGGGATCACCAGCCGCCCGGAGCATATCAAACGCGCCGTCGAAGGCTCACTCAAGCGCCTCAGGACCGACGTCATCGACCTCCTCTATCAGCACCGCGTCGATCCAAACGTCCCAATCGAAGACGTGGCCGGCACGGTCAAGGAACTGATCCAACAGGGAAAGGTGAAACACTTCGGCCTCTCGGAAGCCGGAGTTCAGACAATCCGCCGCGCGCACGCCGTGCAGCCCGTCGCCGCCCTGCAAAGCGAATACTCCCTCTGGCACCGTGTTCCCGAGAAGGAAGTCATTCCCACGCTGGAGGAACTCGGCATCGGCCTCGTGCCCTACAGCCCGCTGGGCAAGGGATTCCTCACCGGTGCCATGACCCCGGACACCAAGCTCGAAAGCACCGACTTCCGCAGCACCCTCCCGCGTTTCACTCCAGAAGCGATGGCCGCCAATCAAGCGCTCGTCGATCTGCTCGCCGACGTCGCGGCACGCAAGCAAGCAACACCCGCCCAGATCGCCCTCGCATGGCTGCTCGCGCAAAAGCCATGGATCGCCCCCATCCCAGGCACCACCAAACTCCATCGCCTTGAGGAAAACATCGGCGCGCTCTCCGTCGAACTCACCGCCGATGACCTCCACGCCATCGACACCGCCGCGGCCAACATCACCGTCCAAGGCACCCGCTATCCGGAACGGCTGGAGAAAATGACCGGCCTCTAA
- the lysA gene encoding diaminopimelate decarboxylase, which translates to MHGFAYRQGSLHCEDVNLQTLADEHGTPLYVYSANTILDHYRRLDEALGAIDHEVAYAVKANSNLSVLRLLAEAHAGFDIVSGGELFRVIKAGGDPAKCTFAGVGKTRAEIEYALKQGIYSFNVESEEELRYLNEVAAALGVIAPAAVRVNPNVDAKTHKYISTGKSENKFGVDFDAIADLYARAARELSHVKLRGLQMHIGSQLTSIDPFIEAVEKVAPLATHLKVTHGIEFWSIGGGIGIVYHGSLDSGDTGWWESKPEGERPLTIAQYGQALVPRLEHLGLKILLEPGRLIVGNAGVLLTKCLFEKRGKAKTFKVVNAGMNDLIRPALYEGHHEIAPVKQPTADTGIRKVDVVGPICESGDFFCQDRELPDFQPGETVALLSAGAYGFAMASNYNSRPLPAEILVDGSTARIIRKRQTLDDIIAGEA; encoded by the coding sequence ATGCACGGATTCGCCTACCGCCAGGGCTCGCTCCACTGCGAGGACGTCAATCTCCAGACCCTCGCCGATGAGCACGGCACCCCGCTCTACGTCTACTCCGCCAATACCATCCTCGACCACTACCGCCGCCTCGATGAGGCCCTCGGCGCGATCGACCACGAGGTGGCCTACGCGGTGAAGGCAAATTCGAACCTCTCCGTCCTCCGCCTCCTCGCCGAAGCCCACGCCGGCTTCGACATCGTCTCCGGCGGCGAACTCTTCCGCGTCATCAAGGCCGGCGGCGACCCCGCCAAGTGCACCTTCGCCGGCGTCGGCAAGACCCGCGCCGAAATCGAGTACGCCCTCAAGCAGGGCATCTACTCCTTCAATGTCGAGAGCGAGGAAGAGCTCCGCTACCTCAATGAAGTCGCCGCCGCCCTCGGCGTCATCGCCCCCGCCGCCGTCCGCGTGAATCCCAACGTCGACGCCAAGACCCACAAGTACATCTCCACCGGCAAGTCCGAGAACAAGTTCGGCGTCGACTTCGATGCCATCGCCGACCTCTACGCCCGCGCCGCCCGCGAACTCTCCCACGTGAAGCTCCGCGGCCTCCAGATGCACATCGGCTCCCAGCTCACCTCCATCGATCCCTTCATCGAGGCCGTCGAAAAGGTCGCCCCCCTCGCCACCCACCTCAAGGTCACCCACGGCATCGAGTTCTGGTCCATCGGCGGCGGCATCGGCATCGTCTATCACGGCTCCCTCGACTCCGGCGACACCGGCTGGTGGGAAAGCAAGCCCGAGGGCGAGCGACCCCTCACCATCGCCCAATACGGACAGGCCCTCGTCCCCCGCCTCGAACACCTCGGCCTCAAGATCCTCCTCGAGCCCGGCCGCCTCATCGTCGGCAATGCCGGCGTCCTCCTCACCAAGTGCCTCTTCGAAAAGCGCGGCAAGGCCAAGACCTTCAAGGTCGTCAACGCCGGCATGAATGACCTCATCCGCCCCGCCCTCTACGAAGGCCACCACGAGATCGCCCCCGTCAAGCAACCCACCGCCGACACCGGCATCCGCAAGGTCGACGTCGTCGGCCCCATCTGCGAAAGCGGCGACTTCTTCTGCCAGGACCGCGAGCTCCCCGACTTCCAACCCGGCGAAACCGTCGCCCTCCTCAGCGCCGGCGCCTACGGCTTCGCCATGGCCTCCAACTACAACTCCCGCCCCCTCCCCGCCGAAATCCTAGTCGACGGCTCCACCGCCCGCATCATCCGCAAGCGCCAAACCCTCGACGACATCATCGCCGGCGAAGCGTAA
- a CDS encoding toll/interleukin-1 receptor domain-containing protein, with product MKAFISYSHHDAEFLTSLHQHLAGLRRQKLLETWTDREIDAGGILDQEVASAMEKANLFLLLVSSSFINSDYCYEKEFKKALEKQKAGKALIVPIIVRPCDWLVPELRQFKALPEDGHAIHSKHWHSADEAFADVVKGLRILIENRKKKIEKFTPDESHVTSEQREELRNVHDEIVTRLIAKKVNQEDDVVKAEYGKWAGIVWGQFHDEFGTKTHGLQSLDRSRFAEAKSWLQQYRASNDKKLKRVNPQAYRTTLTKTIYSLLKPLGWTKEALYAFAAEKLGYAQSISSLSDLGNSQLELVRDRVRYEATKKKAKAAQAKAKSASRFEEPHSTFAKELLELILQHPNEDEQGLTEILRDSPVGPLYRAFIPNTTAAGAAPSVKKSLFAPAVTELIRLGWLLQPEGNNALRIYELNPESKSGAK from the coding sequence TATCCTTGACCAAGAGGTCGCTTCGGCGATGGAAAAGGCCAATCTCTTCCTCCTGCTTGTCAGTTCCTCGTTCATCAATTCCGACTACTGCTATGAGAAAGAATTCAAGAAGGCTCTTGAAAAGCAAAAGGCAGGAAAGGCCCTAATCGTTCCTATCATAGTCCGTCCTTGTGACTGGCTGGTTCCTGAACTTCGCCAATTCAAGGCTCTACCGGAAGATGGGCATGCGATTCATAGCAAACATTGGCACAGCGCCGATGAAGCATTCGCGGACGTGGTAAAAGGGCTCCGAATCCTGATCGAAAATCGGAAAAAGAAGATTGAGAAGTTCACTCCCGATGAATCCCACGTCACCTCTGAGCAACGGGAAGAACTGAGAAACGTCCACGATGAGATTGTGACGCGACTAATTGCCAAAAAGGTGAATCAGGAGGACGACGTTGTTAAGGCCGAGTATGGCAAATGGGCCGGTATTGTTTGGGGCCAATTCCATGACGAGTTTGGTACCAAAACGCACGGCTTGCAGTCTCTTGATCGCTCGCGTTTCGCGGAAGCCAAGTCTTGGCTCCAACAATACCGAGCCAGCAACGACAAGAAGCTTAAGCGGGTCAATCCGCAAGCCTATCGCACCACGTTGACGAAAACGATATATAGCTTATTGAAGCCGTTGGGCTGGACGAAGGAGGCACTTTACGCGTTTGCTGCCGAGAAGCTCGGTTATGCCCAGTCGATCTCGTCCTTGAGTGATTTGGGCAATAGTCAGCTTGAATTGGTTCGCGACCGCGTTCGGTATGAAGCGACCAAGAAGAAGGCGAAGGCGGCACAGGCAAAGGCCAAAAGTGCATCCCGATTTGAAGAGCCCCACTCAACGTTCGCAAAGGAGCTCTTGGAACTCATTCTTCAGCATCCAAACGAGGATGAGCAAGGCCTCACTGAAATACTGCGAGATAGCCCGGTAGGTCCGCTTTATCGAGCGTTCATCCCAAATACAACGGCGGCAGGCGCGGCTCCGTCGGTGAAGAAGTCTCTATTTGCGCCTGCGGTTACAGAACTCATCCGCTTGGGTTGGTTGCTTCAACCGGAAGGGAATAATGCGCTCAGAATCTATGAGCTGAATCCGGAGAGCAAAAGCGGGGCGAAGTAA